From Camelus dromedarius isolate mCamDro1 chromosome 23, mCamDro1.pat, whole genome shotgun sequence, a single genomic window includes:
- the LOC116148106 gene encoding T-cell surface glycoprotein CD1a-like, with amino-acid sequence MLFLQLPLLLALLPGADSEDGFQEPVSFHVMGILSFYNRSWEQNVGSGWLGELQTQGWNSSSGTIIYLWPWSRGNFSNEELTELETLFRTFFINFALTFHNRIIQWQLKYPFDIQVAGHCELHSGEASAGFWQFAYQGSELLSFQNKSWLPSPKGGHRAQLVSSVFNLDQGYLEIVHRLLTDTCPRFHLGLLDAGKAHLQRQVRPEAWLSPGPSPGPGRLVLVCHASGFYLKPIWVTWMRGEREQQGTQRSDVVPHADGTWYLRVSLEVETREAPGLSCRVRHSSLGDQDIVLYWGHRSSVGWIFLAVTVPLLLLAGLAFWARKRRTLCQPASSRLPLE; translated from the exons ATGCTGTTTCTGCAGCTTCCATTGCTGCTGGCTCTCCTCCCAGGTGCTGACAGCGAGGACG GCTTCCAGGAGCCAGTCTCCTTCCACGTAATGGGGATCTTATCCTTTTACAACCGTTCCTGGGAACAAAATGTGGGCTCGGGTTGGTTGGGTGAGTtgcagactcagggctggaatAGCAGCTCTGGCACTATCATTTACCTGTGGCCTTGGTCCAGGGGCAACTTCAGCAACGAGGAGTTGACAGAGCTGGAAACGCTGTTTCGTACGTTCTTCATTAACTTTGCACTGACATTTCACAACCGTATCATTCAATGGCAGCTTAAAT ATCCTTTTGATATACAGGTAGCAGGACACTGTGAGCTGCACTCTGGGGAAGCCTCAGCAGGCTTTTGGCAGTTTGCTTATCAAGGATCAGAGTTACTGAGCTTCCAGAACAAATCATGGTTGCCCTCTCCAAAGGGTGGACATAGAGCTCAGCTTGTCAGCAGTGTATTCAATTTGGACCAAGGCTACCTAGAAATAGTACACAGGCTGCTCACCGACACCTGCCCACGTTTCCACCTGGGTCTTCTTGATGCAGGGAAGGCACATCTCCAGCGACAAG TAAGACCAGAGGCCTGGCTGTCCCCTGGTCCCAGTCCTGGTCCTGGCCGCCTGGTGCTGGTTTGTCACGCCTCTGGCTTCTACCTAAAGCCTATTTGGGTGACGTGGATGCGGGGTGAACGGGAGCAACAGGGCACTCAGAGAAGCGACGTTGTGCCTCATGCCGACGGGACGTGGTATCTTCGGGTGTCCTTGGAAGTGGAAACCAGAGAGGCACCTGGCCTGAGCTGCCGGGTGAGACACAGCAGTCTGGGGGACCAGGACATCGTCCTCTACTGGG GGCATCGCAGCTCCGTGGGCTGGATCTTCTTGGCAGTGACGGTGCCCCTGCTGCTCCTGGCAGGTCTTGCGTTTTGGGCTCGGAAGCGCCG GACACTCTGTCAACCCGCAAGCTCTCGTCTCCCTTTGGAATGA